From the Vibrio alginolyticus NBRC 15630 = ATCC 17749 genome, one window contains:
- a CDS encoding iron-containing alcohol dehydrogenase, which translates to MLKHRLYRSYTAGLKIAALILPMPRPTLFSGPGSMNELLESMTELGFKRVLLVTDEGLVQVGIVDKVLEAAAQLDLQLDVFSQVKPDPTYDQVESGLEAYHRFHCEGILALGGGSAMDCAKVIAAKVTNKRPIKKLAGLLKVWRMPAPLFAIPTTAGTGSEVTIAAVVSDPSSHIKTPLMDPKLVPLMAALDANLMIGLPPKITADTGVDALTHAIEAYVSKNATQETMAYSVAAIKLIFKYLPRAVMQGDDVEARHKMAMASYYAGLAFTKASLGYVHAFAHTFGARYGIPHGMANGLALLPVLRFSLSEIEPQLRKLDELTAEGQLGNASAQHFLANLESLFSTIDIEQTSALIQREDADALVDLILKEAHWNYPVPKFMNREECTQLLLTISRV; encoded by the coding sequence GAATCGATGACCGAGCTGGGATTTAAACGCGTTTTGTTAGTTACCGACGAAGGGTTGGTCCAAGTCGGTATTGTAGATAAGGTGCTTGAGGCAGCAGCACAACTCGATTTACAGTTAGATGTTTTCTCGCAAGTTAAGCCCGATCCTACCTATGATCAGGTTGAGAGCGGTCTAGAGGCTTATCATCGTTTTCATTGTGAGGGCATATTAGCTTTGGGTGGCGGCTCTGCAATGGATTGTGCAAAAGTTATTGCTGCGAAAGTTACCAATAAACGGCCAATAAAAAAATTAGCTGGACTATTGAAGGTATGGCGAATGCCAGCACCGCTTTTTGCTATTCCAACAACGGCTGGAACCGGAAGTGAAGTTACTATCGCTGCGGTCGTGTCAGATCCCTCCTCACACATTAAAACCCCTTTAATGGATCCAAAGTTGGTGCCACTAATGGCAGCTTTAGATGCGAATTTAATGATTGGTTTACCTCCTAAGATCACGGCTGATACTGGCGTTGATGCATTAACCCACGCTATTGAGGCCTATGTATCGAAAAACGCTACTCAAGAAACGATGGCTTATTCGGTTGCCGCTATTAAACTCATTTTTAAATATCTTCCTAGGGCTGTGATGCAAGGGGATGATGTCGAAGCTCGTCATAAAATGGCTATGGCATCCTATTACGCGGGTTTAGCATTTACCAAAGCGAGTTTGGGTTATGTTCATGCCTTTGCTCACACATTCGGTGCGAGATATGGAATACCTCATGGTATGGCAAACGGATTAGCCTTGTTGCCTGTGCTGCGCTTTTCATTATCAGAGATTGAGCCTCAACTAAGAAAGCTCGATGAGTTGACGGCCGAGGGGCAGTTAGGTAACGCAAGTGCTCAGCATTTTTTGGCGAATCTGGAGTCCTTGTTTTCAACTATTGATATTGAGCAAACCAGTGCGCTCATTCAACGTGAAGATGCTGATGCGCTTGTTGATTTAATTCTGAAAGAGGCGCACTGGAATTACCCTGTTCCCAAGTTCATGAACAGGGAAGAATGCACACAGTTATTGTTAACTATCAGTAGGGTGTAA